Proteins from a genomic interval of Desulfobulbaceae bacterium:
- the asnS gene encoding asparagine--tRNA ligase, whose amino-acid sequence MQYRRIIDVLKGERVGAEVEVRGWVRSCRNSKEVSFVDVNDGSCLANLQVVADDRVANYASEVKRLLNGCAVVIVGELCVSPAQGQSVELRADAIKVVGWAGEEYPLQKKRHSFEFLREIAHLRPRTNSLGAVARVRSSLATAVHTFFVERGFFYVHTPIIGTGDCEGAGEAFTVTSMSHDRLSAGGVDWSQDFFGSPANLTVSGQLEAEAYALALGRVYTFGPTFRAENSNTSRHLAEFWMVEPEMAFCDFEEDISVAESFLKYLVRHALERCQEDLALMAQFIDKDLLSRLELVAAKDFVRLSYTDAVRLLSDSAVEFTQSVVWGADLQSEHERFLTEQVFKQPVIVTDYPQQIKPFYMRVNDDGQTVAAMDILFPGIGEIVGGSQREERLDRLVGRMTSMGMDLDRYQWYLDLRRFGSAPHAGFGLGFERIVQFVTGMKNIRDVIPFPRTPGSAGF is encoded by the coding sequence ATGCAATACAGGCGCATAATTGATGTGCTGAAAGGGGAAAGGGTCGGGGCAGAAGTTGAGGTTCGGGGTTGGGTGCGTTCCTGCCGTAACTCCAAGGAAGTGTCGTTTGTCGATGTTAATGATGGTTCCTGTTTGGCGAATTTACAAGTGGTGGCGGATGATCGCGTGGCCAATTATGCATCCGAGGTCAAGCGGTTGCTTAATGGCTGTGCCGTGGTGATTGTTGGAGAGTTGTGCGTCTCGCCCGCGCAAGGACAATCAGTGGAGTTGCGAGCTGATGCAATCAAAGTCGTGGGCTGGGCAGGGGAGGAGTATCCGTTGCAAAAAAAACGGCACTCCTTTGAATTCTTAAGGGAAATCGCTCATCTTCGCCCACGAACAAATTCTCTTGGGGCAGTTGCCAGGGTGCGAAGCTCTCTGGCAACTGCAGTTCACACTTTCTTTGTCGAACGAGGTTTTTTCTATGTTCACACTCCGATCATCGGTACTGGTGATTGTGAGGGAGCAGGAGAGGCATTCACGGTAACCTCCATGAGTCATGACCGACTTTCGGCTGGGGGAGTTGACTGGAGCCAGGATTTTTTTGGGAGCCCAGCAAATCTTACGGTCAGCGGGCAGTTGGAGGCAGAGGCCTATGCCCTCGCCCTGGGCCGGGTCTATACCTTTGGCCCAACGTTTCGGGCTGAGAATTCCAATACCAGCCGTCATCTAGCCGAGTTCTGGATGGTCGAGCCCGAGATGGCCTTTTGTGATTTCGAAGAAGACATCTCGGTCGCAGAAAGTTTTTTGAAGTATCTTGTTCGTCATGCCCTTGAGCGCTGCCAGGAAGATTTGGCGTTGATGGCGCAGTTTATTGATAAGGATTTGTTGTCGAGGCTGGAGCTGGTGGCCGCAAAAGATTTCGTGCGGCTATCTTATACCGATGCGGTGCGGCTTTTGTCCGATTCTGCTGTCGAGTTTACTCAGTCGGTCGTTTGGGGTGCCGATCTTCAGTCAGAGCATGAGCGGTTCCTTACTGAGCAAGTATTCAAACAGCCGGTGATTGTGACTGATTACCCACAGCAAATTAAACCGTTTTATATGCGGGTTAATGATGACGGGCAGACGGTAGCGGCTATGGACATCCTCTTTCCTGGAATTGGTGAGATTGTCGGTGGCAGTCAGCGTGAAGAGCGTCTGGACCGGCTTGTTGGGCGGATGACCTCAATGGGTATGGACCTTGATAGGTATCAGTGGTATCTTGATCTCCGTCGTTTTGGCAGTGCCCCCCACGCCGGGTTTGGTTTGGGTTTCGAGAGGATTGTTCAGTTCGTCACCGGCATGAAGAACATCAGGGACGTGATTCCATTTCCACGCACACCCGGTTCAGCCGGATTTTAG
- a CDS encoding YjgP/YjgQ family permease, giving the protein MPILYSYLLSEMTAPFLASLLIMTGVLFLGQLLQTFNLVFALGIGWADFIRLTLYLMPKLMMFSMPLASMLGVVLAFNRLAMDHEFLALRAAGVKLRQIVTPVAIFALTVTCIAGYSTIVLMPKGLINMEFLMLKLAREKIDRSIKEGTFSDSLAGIVAYVERIDPASGEWQEVYLYDGRNQDQPMTITAKAAHLTADYASLLLGLHLTNGTIDFIDSQISRHIDFERYSINLPVTLPKTGADKGPNPREMSQAALRIAAGKGGARSERNMMIEYHQRITLAAGCFILTLLGLTFAARSRPGVRSLAIPAGLFFFLLYYVLFSFTETVAENWTIPIPLPLILWAPNLLFSTLTSVCVLRMDKDTLIPLPLALTSAWGKILEMISKGARQ; this is encoded by the coding sequence ATGCCCATTCTCTACTCCTATCTTCTCAGCGAAATGACAGCCCCTTTTCTGGCCAGCCTCCTGATCATGACAGGAGTTCTCTTTCTGGGACAACTGCTGCAGACCTTCAACCTGGTCTTCGCCCTTGGCATCGGCTGGGCTGATTTTATCCGCTTGACCCTCTACCTGATGCCCAAGCTGATGATGTTTTCCATGCCGCTCGCCAGCATGCTGGGAGTGGTCCTCGCCTTTAACCGCCTGGCCATGGATCATGAGTTTCTGGCTCTACGGGCGGCAGGGGTCAAACTCCGACAGATCGTCACCCCTGTTGCAATTTTTGCTCTGACCGTAACCTGCATTGCCGGATACTCAACCATTGTTCTGATGCCCAAAGGGCTGATCAACATGGAGTTCCTGATGCTGAAACTCGCCAGGGAAAAGATTGACCGCAGCATCAAAGAAGGGACGTTCAGCGACAGTCTGGCCGGCATCGTCGCTTATGTGGAACGCATTGATCCTGCGTCAGGAGAGTGGCAGGAGGTCTACCTCTATGATGGCCGCAACCAGGATCAGCCCATGACCATCACTGCCAAGGCTGCTCATCTCACGGCCGATTACGCAAGCCTCCTGTTAGGGTTACATTTAACCAACGGCACAATCGACTTCATCGACTCACAGATATCCCGCCACATCGACTTCGAACGCTACTCTATCAATCTGCCGGTAACCCTGCCGAAAACCGGGGCAGACAAGGGACCAAACCCAAGAGAAATGTCCCAAGCTGCACTGCGCATTGCCGCAGGGAAAGGGGGGGCACGCTCGGAACGGAACATGATGATCGAGTACCACCAGCGAATAACCCTGGCTGCGGGATGTTTCATCCTCACGCTCCTGGGGCTGACCTTTGCTGCCCGCTCACGCCCCGGAGTACGCTCGCTGGCAATCCCAGCCGGCCTGTTCTTCTTCCTACTCTACTATGTCCTGTTCAGTTTTACTGAAACTGTGGCGGAAAACTGGACGATACCAATCCCCCTGCCACTCATTTTATGGGCTCCGAATCTCCTGTTTTCAACCCTTACATCGGTCTGTGTCCTGCGCATGGACAAAGACACCCTCATCCCTCTCCCCCTAGCGCTCACATCGGCGTGGGGAAAAATACTCGAGATGATATCAAAGGGAGCACGCCAATGA
- a CDS encoding response regulator: MAPLKVLIAEDEKVTQRVYQASLPGTLCQCKIADNGEDAIRLYDEWKPDVVLLDFSMPTLNGYQVLKTIREERRDKATVIIMVTGQSDKDSIVACAKLGVHGYIVKPFINKQLAPKIVKIYRDSKK, translated from the coding sequence ATGGCACCATTAAAAGTATTGATTGCCGAGGATGAGAAAGTAACTCAGAGGGTTTATCAGGCGTCTTTGCCTGGAACTCTTTGCCAGTGTAAGATTGCGGATAATGGTGAGGACGCGATTCGGCTCTATGACGAGTGGAAGCCGGATGTGGTGCTGCTTGATTTCAGTATGCCTACTCTTAATGGCTATCAGGTACTGAAAACTATCCGCGAGGAGCGCAGGGATAAAGCCACGGTCATTATCATGGTGACGGGGCAGTCGGATAAGGATTCTATTGTTGCCTGTGCCAAACTCGGGGTGCATGGTTATATTGTCAAGCCTTTCATTAATAAACAACTGGCACCGAAGATAGTCAAGATTTATCGGGATAGCAAGAAATAG
- a CDS encoding TrkA family potassium uptake protein, protein MKEFVQVGVIGLGKFGFEFGSIISGFGVNVLGIDSSPELVKRAKNVFTQVMEADATSKEALIQMGVGQLSHVLVSVGDSLAASAMISLYLKELGVPVVWAKAINNDHATLLKKIGVNEVIIPEHMAARQMAAKITIPGFLDFFPFSKDVVLKEIIINKWTGQSLKDLNLTNRYSIQVIAAKHKGDLEYSILPKADKPLRLGDTLVIIGEIGRLEDIDP, encoded by the coding sequence ATGAAAGAGTTTGTCCAGGTAGGCGTTATTGGTTTAGGAAAATTCGGCTTTGAATTCGGGTCGATCATTTCAGGATTCGGAGTCAACGTCTTAGGCATTGACAGCAGCCCGGAGCTGGTAAAAAGAGCGAAAAACGTCTTCACCCAGGTAATGGAGGCCGACGCCACCAGCAAGGAGGCCCTGATCCAAATGGGAGTCGGACAGTTAAGCCATGTCCTGGTCAGCGTCGGCGATTCCCTCGCCGCCTCAGCCATGATCTCCTTGTATCTCAAGGAACTCGGAGTCCCGGTGGTCTGGGCCAAGGCCATTAATAATGACCACGCCACCCTGCTCAAGAAAATCGGGGTCAATGAGGTGATCATCCCCGAACACATGGCCGCCCGCCAGATGGCTGCCAAGATCACCATCCCCGGATTCCTCGACTTTTTCCCCTTCAGCAAGGATGTGGTGCTCAAAGAAATCATCATCAACAAGTGGACAGGGCAGAGCCTGAAAGATTTGAATCTCACCAACCGTTACAGCATCCAGGTCATTGCCGCCAAACACAAAGGCGACCTTGAGTACTCCATCCTGCCCAAGGCCGACAAGCCTCTACGCTTGGGAGACACCTTGGTGATCATCGGGGAGATTGGCCGATTGGAAGATATCGACCCATAG
- a CDS encoding HDOD domain-containing protein, whose protein sequence is MIPIEYIASGEHTIVIGQERTLKLLLGSCVGIVIYDRVVGIGGAAHFILPEPATPNSDWMPDNYVTTGLLHFIHALQQAGANPDRLEAVLAGGALFGKISEHDLALNIGGRCVENAHAILKERQIPIVKEESCGFSPYIMTLNTATWHTEITTRFKIDPDGEPIKKPTRQDIIQAINDITPIPQTALKVIHLISEGEYDTSELVDTIGSDQVLTGKILSLCNSALVAPRHPIETLAKAVLILGQENLLQMVATAAFSSLLKVQNGGYALIKGGLYKHAIGTAYSARIIAEETRLVKPDAAYSAGLLHDIGKVVLDRYFASFRPLFYQHNQPGETVLSSFENQFLGIDHQEAGKLLTDEWDLPESIAQVIAHHHQPDQASSHHDLTHLVYLADFLTSWYLSGYESELISSEPLVSSLERLGISKTELPALIDKIPWRAIMYL, encoded by the coding sequence ATGATACCAATCGAATACATTGCCTCGGGTGAACACACCATTGTCATTGGTCAAGAACGCACATTAAAGCTGCTGCTAGGCTCCTGCGTTGGAATAGTTATCTACGACCGGGTAGTCGGTATCGGCGGCGCAGCACACTTTATCCTCCCTGAACCGGCCACCCCTAACAGCGACTGGATGCCAGACAACTATGTCACAACCGGCCTCCTCCACTTCATTCATGCCCTTCAACAGGCTGGAGCCAATCCTGACAGACTTGAAGCGGTACTCGCAGGAGGCGCCCTCTTTGGCAAAATATCGGAACACGATCTGGCCTTAAACATCGGTGGGCGCTGCGTAGAGAATGCTCACGCAATATTGAAAGAGAGGCAGATTCCTATCGTCAAAGAAGAGTCTTGTGGTTTTTCTCCCTATATTATGACCCTAAATACCGCCACATGGCACACTGAAATTACTACCCGCTTTAAAATTGATCCCGATGGAGAACCAATCAAGAAACCAACCCGACAGGACATCATCCAAGCGATCAACGACATAACTCCGATCCCTCAAACAGCATTAAAGGTTATCCACTTAATCTCGGAAGGCGAATATGACACCAGTGAGCTTGTGGACACTATCGGATCCGACCAGGTCTTGACCGGAAAAATATTAAGCCTGTGCAACTCCGCCCTGGTCGCACCTCGACACCCGATCGAGACCCTTGCCAAGGCCGTGCTCATCCTTGGCCAAGAAAATCTCCTGCAGATGGTGGCAACAGCTGCCTTTTCCTCGCTATTAAAGGTGCAAAACGGTGGATACGCCCTGATCAAAGGCGGTCTTTACAAACATGCTATCGGCACAGCCTACTCGGCCAGAATCATTGCCGAAGAAACCAGACTGGTAAAACCTGATGCGGCGTATTCTGCAGGGCTTCTGCATGATATTGGCAAGGTCGTACTCGACCGCTACTTCGCCTCCTTTCGACCTCTCTTTTACCAACACAACCAACCGGGGGAAACCGTTCTCTCCAGCTTTGAAAACCAATTTCTTGGCATTGACCACCAAGAGGCAGGCAAACTGCTGACCGACGAATGGGATCTTCCTGAATCAATCGCTCAGGTCATCGCTCACCATCATCAGCCCGACCAGGCGAGTAGCCACCACGACCTCACCCACCTTGTCTATCTTGCTGACTTCTTGACTTCTTGGTACCTCTCCGGCTACGAATCCGAACTCATAAGCTCCGAGCCCCTGGTGTCCAGTCTCGAGCGACTCGGGATCTCCAAGACCGAACTTCCTGCCCTTATCGACAAGATTCCCTGGAGAGCGATCATGTATCTGTAA
- the xth gene encoding exodeoxyribonuclease III, giving the protein MVVDIEKFIRVVAEEVKEYQVPVVDLIAVQTKDPFKVLVATILSARTKDEVTAQASSRLFAKAPDLESLAWLNEQELSRLIYPVGFYKAKAGYLARLPSALAIFGGRVPDAIDDLVTLPGVGRKTANLVRSVAFGKPAICVDTHVHRIMNLWGYVQTKTPLETEMALRETLPEQYWITINSILVAFGQGTCKPVAPHCDACPLTAECPKIGVAPRKNGLQKKKVGAGKLLISWNVNGIRALEKKGFPEVVQRLNPNILAIQETKAHSKQLSEELRHIPGYHSYWHSAVRPGYSGVAVYTKVEPLAVIEGIGVDEVDREGRVLTLEYHDFFLVNAYFPNAQHGLLRIDFKLAFNRALHLFVDTLATRKSVVICGDFNLAHKAIDLKNPKDNEENPGYSLPERRWMDEFVGSGYIDTFREFNQESEQYSWWSYRFNARERNIGWRIDYFCVDQSSRHRIKDARILSEIMGSDHCPVTLMFV; this is encoded by the coding sequence ATGGTTGTTGATATAGAGAAATTTATCCGTGTTGTTGCGGAGGAGGTCAAGGAGTATCAGGTGCCGGTGGTTGATCTGATTGCGGTGCAGACCAAGGATCCCTTTAAGGTGCTGGTTGCTACCATCCTCTCAGCCCGCACCAAGGACGAAGTGACGGCTCAGGCATCGAGCCGACTCTTTGCTAAGGCCCCGGACTTGGAGAGCCTGGCCTGGCTTAACGAGCAAGAGCTGAGCCGGTTGATATATCCGGTGGGGTTTTATAAGGCCAAGGCCGGATATTTGGCCCGTCTGCCTTCAGCGTTGGCAATTTTTGGCGGTAGAGTGCCTGATGCTATTGATGATCTTGTAACCTTGCCGGGTGTTGGGCGGAAGACCGCTAATCTGGTGCGTAGTGTGGCCTTTGGTAAACCTGCCATCTGTGTCGATACCCATGTTCACCGGATTATGAATCTCTGGGGTTATGTCCAGACGAAGACCCCGCTTGAGACTGAGATGGCGCTTCGTGAGACTCTGCCCGAGCAGTATTGGATTACCATTAATTCGATACTGGTAGCTTTTGGTCAGGGAACCTGTAAACCGGTAGCTCCCCATTGTGATGCCTGTCCATTGACAGCGGAATGTCCTAAGATTGGGGTTGCTCCCCGCAAGAATGGTCTGCAGAAAAAGAAGGTTGGCGCAGGAAAGCTGTTGATTTCATGGAACGTCAATGGGATACGGGCGCTGGAGAAGAAAGGATTTCCCGAGGTGGTGCAGAGGCTGAATCCCAATATTTTGGCAATCCAAGAGACCAAGGCTCATTCAAAACAGTTGTCGGAAGAACTTCGACATATCCCCGGCTATCACTCATATTGGCACTCTGCTGTTCGCCCAGGGTATTCCGGGGTGGCTGTCTATACCAAGGTTGAGCCGCTGGCGGTGATCGAGGGGATTGGTGTTGATGAAGTTGATCGTGAGGGGCGGGTGCTAACCTTGGAGTACCACGATTTTTTTTTGGTTAATGCCTATTTCCCAAATGCCCAGCACGGGTTGCTGCGAATTGACTTCAAGCTTGCCTTTAACCGAGCGTTACATCTTTTTGTCGATACCTTGGCCACTAGAAAATCAGTAGTGATTTGTGGCGATTTTAATCTGGCGCATAAGGCCATTGACTTGAAGAATCCTAAGGATAACGAAGAGAACCCAGGATACTCGCTTCCTGAGCGGCGGTGGATGGATGAGTTTGTTGGATCGGGTTATATTGATACCTTCCGGGAGTTTAACCAGGAATCAGAACAGTACAGTTGGTGGAGTTATCGCTTTAATGCCAGGGAGAGGAATATCGGTTGGAGAATCGATTATTTTTGCGTCGATCAGTCAAGCCGTCACCGGATCAAAGATGCGCGGATCTTATCGGAGATCATGGGCTCTGATCATTGTCCGGTGACCTTGATGTTTGTTTGA
- a CDS encoding 5-formyltetrahydrofolate cyclo-ligase: MMVKSKDEWRQEYHGTSPVADGKTAEALRRLDAYRRSRQVFIEPTAVLAQMRINALLDGKELIVPGPGLRDGFYRLMPFSVPFPKLSFAVSLKGVPVYGQLLPHQELSRLDIGIMVAEALAVDASGVRLGDGSGFFDLACAILNHCGALTEVSTVLAAAVVNRPEQLPADSWDVRMDGVLDAQGAHFFQHDRELPAIDWSHLVMQRIKRITPLWQEWRRSHLSSSEVNGVTDT; this comes from the coding sequence ATGATGGTGAAGAGCAAGGATGAGTGGCGGCAGGAATATCATGGGACCTCCCCTGTGGCCGATGGCAAGACTGCGGAGGCTCTTCGACGTCTTGATGCTTATCGTCGCAGTCGGCAGGTCTTTATTGAGCCGACAGCGGTCTTGGCTCAGATGCGAATTAATGCCCTGCTTGACGGCAAGGAGTTGATTGTTCCGGGTCCGGGTCTGCGGGATGGTTTCTATCGGCTGATGCCTTTTTCAGTTCCCTTTCCCAAGCTCTCTTTTGCTGTGAGTCTTAAAGGTGTGCCGGTTTATGGCCAATTGTTGCCGCATCAGGAGTTATCGCGGCTTGACATTGGAATTATGGTCGCCGAGGCCTTGGCTGTTGATGCTAGTGGAGTCAGGCTGGGTGATGGCAGCGGTTTTTTTGATTTGGCGTGTGCCATTCTCAACCATTGTGGGGCGTTGACTGAGGTGTCGACAGTGTTGGCTGCGGCGGTTGTGAATCGACCGGAGCAGTTGCCCGCCGATTCATGGGATGTCAGGATGGATGGTGTGTTGGACGCTCAAGGGGCGCACTTTTTTCAGCATGATCGCGAATTGCCGGCAATTGACTGGTCGCACTTGGTCATGCAGCGGATTAAGAGGATTACTCCTCTGTGGCAGGAGTGGAGACGTTCGCATCTCTCGTCGTCGGAGGTCAATGGGGTTACAGATACATGA
- a CDS encoding YjgP/YjgQ family permease → MGSESPVFNPYIGLCPAHGQRHPHPSPPSAHIGVGKNTRDDIKGSTPMILLDRYIIKQMALHFLLIVTALTSLYLLVDIFERLDNFQERGLPLALAARYFFMKIPVILDQISPVSLLLSGIITLGLLVNRRELLSLNAAGIAKYRVMIPFGIGAILCTSVALAAGQWLLPSAGMEMTRIWRQDVLGEKGVGTVRKGVTFVRGRQGIYSFRDQSKAHQVFSNFRYQEFASKDGPGISLFAQTANYDVDSWRLKNGQIRSKGANSKVEPFQETTISLPESPASFLTPIALDFGKPLFSLIRQALDSSQPDQRKSLVEAHRRLSFLLLGIPLLWLALPVILCFEMGRSGINLAFAVPISAGGSFVVWALWSGMQAMAQTAVLSTIAASWSIHCLCLAGGAIIMARRQ, encoded by the coding sequence ATGGGCTCCGAATCTCCTGTTTTCAACCCTTACATCGGTCTGTGTCCTGCGCATGGACAAAGACACCCTCATCCCTCTCCCCCTAGCGCTCACATCGGCGTGGGGAAAAATACTCGAGATGATATCAAAGGGAGCACGCCAATGATCCTGCTGGACCGATACATTATCAAGCAGATGGCGCTGCACTTCCTGTTGATTGTCACCGCCCTCACCTCACTCTATCTCCTGGTCGATATTTTTGAGAGACTCGACAATTTCCAGGAACGGGGCCTCCCTCTGGCCTTGGCCGCCCGCTATTTTTTCATGAAGATTCCTGTTATTCTTGACCAGATCAGCCCGGTAAGCCTGCTTCTTTCCGGTATCATCACCCTCGGCCTCTTAGTAAACCGCCGAGAACTGCTCTCGTTAAACGCCGCAGGAATCGCCAAATATCGAGTGATGATTCCCTTTGGCATTGGAGCGATACTCTGCACCAGCGTAGCCCTTGCTGCCGGGCAATGGCTCCTTCCCTCAGCAGGAATGGAGATGACCAGAATTTGGCGTCAGGACGTCTTGGGTGAGAAAGGGGTGGGAACGGTTCGGAAAGGAGTCACCTTCGTTCGCGGCAGACAGGGGATATACTCATTCCGAGATCAAAGCAAGGCGCATCAAGTCTTTTCCAATTTCCGCTATCAAGAGTTTGCAAGCAAAGATGGTCCAGGCATCAGCCTGTTCGCCCAAACAGCCAATTACGATGTCGATAGTTGGCGACTAAAAAACGGTCAGATCCGCTCAAAGGGAGCAAACAGTAAGGTCGAACCTTTCCAGGAGACGACCATCTCCCTACCTGAAAGCCCGGCCTCCTTCCTGACGCCGATTGCCCTTGATTTTGGAAAACCACTGTTTTCCTTAATCCGCCAAGCCTTGGATTCATCCCAGCCAGACCAACGCAAGAGCCTGGTTGAGGCCCATCGCCGTCTCTCGTTCCTGCTTCTGGGAATCCCCCTACTCTGGCTGGCGCTCCCGGTCATCCTCTGCTTTGAGATGGGAAGGTCCGGCATCAACCTGGCCTTCGCCGTTCCAATCAGCGCTGGCGGCTCATTCGTGGTCTGGGCTTTATGGAGTGGCATGCAGGCAATGGCCCAAACGGCAGTTCTGTCTACAATTGCCGCCTCCTGGTCAATTCATTGCCTCTGCCTGGCCGGAGGAGCCATCATCATGGCTCGGCGGCAGTAA
- a CDS encoding bifunctional (p)ppGpp synthetase/guanosine-3',5'-bis(diphosphate) 3'-pyrophosphohydrolase, producing MTNTFNLSDYIATMERFLGNQEGPAKPFWKALSFAVDAHQGQVRKSGEAYISHPCHVAQILAQELSVNDPETLAAAILHDTIEDVPEVTHEVIGEYFGRNVEAIVDGCTKVIDFSGDRQAFSKQVHRKIFSGAASRIEVMLIKMADRLHNMRTMDSMPKHKRQKIAEETLNIYAPMSRIMGLFELKRELYDLALSYKFPRQSQRLKSNITKITTDPRVLEIKRRIQSELEQCWINGEIYIVAKGLWAYFDPENQVLVKEIETPIEIIIAVDDIQSCYRTLGVVNQIYPPIPSSIRDFIANPKPTGYQSLHARANIDGQNYLFKLRTNHMYQVGRIGLIRMWLDNRHRPSAYEEEVKEIFNILGGDDDLSYTDAIAASGGKEIYTFTPKGERICLPIQSTVLDFAFKVHTEIGSHCVSAIVGSQRTDIKHILEDGDRVEIITRKQQTEFEPEMLELCQTAKARSSLSKIFRHKREILAEDIGRSILRQEMKRYGLPRELLENDPANALLEHFELSAMTELYQEVGNGQLLLTDLILFIKDTLYAGHPTLAPPTGALNQIFLTSLDPACIKLSRCCSPVPTAKGLYGLLSPRGLSVHRKECVKMRSLNLQREDVVEVKWNQKETRISKPQTIIMLKVISRNRLLMMLGVAPQEMKIHDIIMLSSLPDGTSAWQINFEIETLQALKNVLGHFDKTGLEYEIVMEQ from the coding sequence ATGACCAACACGTTCAACCTCTCCGACTATATTGCTACCATGGAGCGCTTCCTGGGAAACCAAGAAGGCCCGGCCAAACCATTCTGGAAGGCGTTAAGCTTCGCAGTTGACGCCCACCAGGGACAAGTCCGCAAGTCTGGCGAAGCGTACATCAGCCATCCTTGCCATGTTGCACAAATCCTGGCCCAAGAACTGAGCGTTAACGACCCTGAGACCCTGGCCGCCGCCATCCTTCACGACACCATCGAAGATGTGCCGGAAGTTACCCATGAGGTGATTGGCGAATATTTCGGGCGCAATGTCGAGGCCATCGTTGACGGATGCACCAAGGTTATCGACTTCAGCGGTGACCGCCAAGCCTTTTCCAAGCAGGTGCATCGCAAAATTTTTTCCGGGGCGGCATCACGGATCGAGGTAATGCTGATCAAAATGGCCGACCGGCTTCATAATATGCGGACCATGGACTCCATGCCGAAGCATAAGCGCCAGAAAATCGCCGAAGAGACCTTGAACATTTACGCCCCCATGTCGCGAATCATGGGTCTCTTTGAACTCAAGCGCGAGTTGTACGATCTGGCGTTAAGCTACAAATTCCCGAGACAGAGCCAACGGCTTAAATCAAATATCACCAAAATTACTACCGACCCCAGAGTCCTGGAGATCAAGCGACGCATCCAATCCGAACTGGAACAGTGCTGGATTAATGGGGAAATCTATATCGTTGCCAAAGGGTTATGGGCCTATTTCGACCCCGAAAATCAAGTGCTGGTCAAGGAGATCGAAACCCCTATCGAGATTATCATCGCTGTCGACGATATCCAGTCCTGCTACCGAACATTAGGGGTCGTCAACCAAATCTATCCGCCCATCCCCAGCAGTATCCGCGACTTCATCGCCAATCCAAAACCAACCGGCTACCAAAGCCTGCACGCTCGCGCCAACATCGACGGACAGAACTACTTGTTCAAACTACGAACCAACCATATGTACCAGGTTGGCAGGATAGGCCTGATCAGAATGTGGCTCGACAACCGACACAGACCATCAGCCTACGAAGAAGAGGTTAAGGAGATCTTCAATATTCTGGGAGGCGATGACGATCTCTCATACACTGATGCCATCGCAGCCTCGGGCGGCAAGGAGATTTACACCTTCACTCCAAAGGGAGAGCGGATCTGCCTGCCAATTCAAAGCACTGTCCTCGATTTCGCGTTCAAGGTCCATACCGAGATCGGCAGCCATTGCGTTTCCGCCATTGTCGGCAGTCAGCGAACCGACATCAAACATATCCTCGAAGACGGCGACCGGGTCGAAATCATTACCCGCAAACAACAAACAGAGTTCGAACCAGAGATGCTTGAACTCTGCCAGACGGCCAAGGCCCGCTCATCACTTTCCAAAATTTTCCGCCATAAACGGGAGATTCTCGCCGAAGACATCGGCAGATCCATCCTCCGCCAAGAGATGAAGCGCTACGGCCTGCCCAGGGAACTTTTGGAAAATGATCCCGCCAATGCCCTGCTGGAACACTTTGAACTGAGCGCCATGACCGAACTGTACCAGGAGGTGGGAAACGGCCAGCTGCTGCTCACGGATCTAATCCTGTTCATTAAGGACACCCTCTACGCTGGACACCCCACCCTGGCCCCGCCAACCGGGGCGCTGAATCAGATTTTCCTTACCAGCCTGGACCCGGCCTGCATCAAGCTCTCGCGCTGCTGCTCGCCAGTACCGACGGCAAAAGGACTTTACGGCCTCCTCAGCCCCCGCGGCCTGTCCGTACACCGCAAAGAGTGCGTCAAGATGCGCTCACTCAATCTCCAGCGGGAAGATGTCGTGGAAGTCAAATGGAACCAAAAAGAGACAAGGATCAGTAAACCCCAGACCATCATCATGTTAAAAGTCATCAGCCGCAACCGTCTGCTGATGATGCTGGGCGTCGCTCCCCAGGAAATGAAGATTCATGATATCATCATGTTGTCATCACTCCCTGACGGGACTTCCGCCTGGCAAATAAATTTCGAAATCGAAACCTTGCAGGCCTTAAAAAATGTGTTGGGACACTTTGACAAGACTGGCCTGGAATACGAAATCGTCATGGAACAATAA